A genomic stretch from uncultured Cohaesibacter sp. includes:
- a CDS encoding MATE family efflux transporter, whose protein sequence is MSANPSPRSALLDRETPSILKLAGFLSLSGLFSTSAILIDANMVGPIGDETLAGLGLCAGLYGIFMALLFGLGSGAQILLTRAFGAGDIRLYYKRLLRMMGLGLALSVILVLLFRFNINFLVDWLATTSGIGFAAKRYLALMVYSLPLSFAAYLLTISFDVKRQAPRELRGFAIELPLNVILNALLIYGWFGAPELGIKGAAISTLVSQSARLVYLVVLTARDMRVALRATKTDNMSAGGEFDREELLPRSVLTPVLLNVAALIVGAQAYQLLFAQQPYLTFAALALMTPWLSVANVLGRAVAMSATLTCADLEPDSPELRKAIRSVLKALRLLAPRLALLFIGATLVADALSWHISDWVRINFLLLIPYGGLLVLVRTVSVTIGAILRATDRPKWVFWVQVGLQWGFGVPLLLICTHVFELSLYIVYGILILEEALRLGIMALRLRKRTFSEVEGD, encoded by the coding sequence GTGTCAGCCAATCCTTCGCCCAGGTCTGCCTTGCTCGATCGTGAAACACCCTCCATTCTCAAACTGGCAGGTTTTCTGTCCCTGTCCGGGCTTTTTTCCACATCAGCCATTCTGATCGATGCCAACATGGTGGGGCCAATCGGCGACGAAACGCTGGCAGGCCTTGGTTTGTGTGCGGGGCTGTATGGCATTTTCATGGCGCTGTTATTCGGGCTGGGGTCGGGTGCGCAAATTCTTTTAACGCGGGCCTTCGGGGCTGGAGACATACGCCTTTATTACAAAAGGCTCTTGCGCATGATGGGGCTGGGGTTGGCGCTCAGCGTCATTCTGGTTCTCCTCTTCCGCTTCAATATCAACTTTCTGGTGGACTGGCTGGCCACCACATCCGGCATCGGCTTTGCGGCCAAGCGCTATCTGGCGCTTATGGTATATTCCCTGCCCCTCAGCTTTGCCGCCTATCTGCTGACAATCAGTTTCGATGTGAAGCGACAGGCGCCGCGCGAATTGCGCGGTTTTGCCATCGAACTGCCGTTGAATGTGATCCTCAACGCCCTGCTGATCTATGGTTGGTTCGGCGCGCCGGAACTTGGGATCAAGGGCGCGGCCATCTCAACCCTCGTCAGTCAGTCAGCAAGGCTGGTTTATCTTGTGGTGCTGACGGCGCGAGACATGCGTGTGGCGTTGAGGGCCACCAAAACGGACAATATGTCGGCGGGTGGCGAATTTGATCGCGAAGAGTTGCTGCCCCGCTCGGTGTTAACACCGGTCTTGCTCAATGTGGCCGCGCTCATTGTGGGAGCACAAGCTTATCAGTTGCTGTTTGCCCAGCAGCCCTACCTGACCTTTGCCGCGCTAGCGCTGATGACGCCGTGGCTCTCGGTCGCCAATGTGCTTGGACGCGCGGTTGCCATGTCGGCCACCCTCACCTGTGCCGACCTTGAGCCAGACAGCCCGGAGCTACGCAAGGCAATCCGTTCGGTATTGAAGGCCCTGCGATTGCTGGCGCCGCGCCTTGCGCTCCTTTTTATTGGCGCAACGCTGGTCGCAGACGCCCTCTCATGGCACATCTCCGATTGGGTGCGAATCAATTTTCTGTTGCTGATCCCCTATGGGGGCCTGTTGGTTCTGGTGCGTACGGTGTCCGTCACCATAGGCGCGATCTTGCGCGCAACAGACCGACCCAAATGGGTATTCTGGGTTCAGGTCGGTCTGCAATGGGGCTTCGGGGTGCCGCTCTTGCTCATCTGCACCCATGTCTTCGAGCTGTCCCTCTATATTGTCTACGGCATTCTCATTCTGGAAGAAGCCTTGCGACTGGGCATCATGGCCTTAAGGCTCAGAAAGCGCACATTCTCAGAGGTCGAGGGCGACTAG
- a CDS encoding alpha-D-glucose phosphate-specific phosphoglucomutase has product MKISTISCEPISGQKPGTSGLRKKTRVFMEPGYLENFIQSVFNAIGGAEGKTFVVGGDGRYFNRRAIQVILCMAAANGAAKVIVGQHGLLSTPAASNLIRKYKTDGGLILSASHNPGGIDADFGVKYNVSNGGPAPESVTEAIYEQTCSLSSYKILQNEMVDLGSIGNKTLGEMAVDVIDPVKDYKDLMASLFDFVSIRNLIAGGFAIVFDAMHAVTGPYAKAIFEDALGAPEGTVLNAEPSEDFGGGHPDPNPVWAKSLMDLMMSEKAPCLGAASDGDGDRNMIVGRGIYVTPSDSLAVLAANAHMAPAYRNGLAGVARSMPTSAACDRVAAKQGIKCFETPTGWKFFGNLLDADMATICGEESAGTGSNHVREKDGLWAVLLWLNILAERRQPVKTILEAHWAKYGRDYYSRYDYEAIPMDAANQLMDDLRGRLDKLAGQKLGSLTVKDADEFSYHDPVDGSVSSGQGIRVWFEGNARVVFRLSGTGTDGATLRVYLEQYVDTHGNHSMPAEQALKPLVEAMLELTDLKGRIGRTEPNVIT; this is encoded by the coding sequence ATGAAAATATCGACCATTTCCTGCGAACCTATTTCAGGCCAGAAACCGGGAACATCTGGACTTAGAAAGAAAACCCGGGTCTTCATGGAACCCGGTTATCTTGAGAATTTCATTCAATCCGTTTTCAATGCAATTGGCGGGGCTGAAGGCAAGACCTTTGTTGTTGGCGGCGACGGGCGTTATTTCAACCGCAGGGCCATTCAGGTCATCCTTTGCATGGCTGCAGCCAATGGCGCGGCCAAGGTAATTGTCGGTCAACATGGACTGCTTTCCACGCCAGCCGCTTCCAACCTCATTCGCAAATACAAGACAGACGGCGGCCTGATCCTTTCGGCCAGCCATAACCCGGGCGGCATTGATGCCGATTTCGGGGTGAAATACAATGTATCCAACGGAGGCCCTGCCCCGGAAAGTGTCACTGAAGCGATCTACGAGCAGACCTGCTCGCTGAGCTCCTACAAAATCTTGCAGAATGAAATGGTCGATCTTGGCTCTATCGGCAACAAGACACTGGGCGAGATGGCAGTCGACGTGATTGATCCGGTCAAGGACTATAAAGACCTCATGGCCTCACTGTTCGATTTCGTTTCCATCCGCAACCTGATTGCGGGCGGTTTTGCCATCGTGTTTGACGCCATGCATGCGGTGACCGGCCCTTATGCCAAGGCCATCTTCGAAGATGCATTGGGCGCTCCGGAAGGCACCGTACTCAATGCCGAGCCGAGCGAAGATTTCGGTGGTGGGCATCCGGATCCGAACCCTGTCTGGGCGAAAAGCCTGATGGATCTGATGATGTCCGAAAAAGCCCCATGTCTGGGCGCTGCATCTGATGGTGACGGCGACCGCAACATGATTGTCGGGCGCGGGATCTATGTCACCCCGTCTGATAGCCTTGCCGTTCTGGCTGCAAATGCCCACATGGCGCCTGCCTATAGGAATGGTCTTGCCGGCGTGGCACGCTCTATGCCGACCAGCGCTGCCTGTGACCGAGTAGCGGCCAAGCAGGGCATCAAATGCTTTGAAACGCCAACAGGCTGGAAATTCTTCGGCAATCTGCTTGATGCTGATATGGCTACGATCTGCGGCGAGGAAAGCGCGGGCACCGGCTCCAACCATGTGCGTGAAAAGGACGGACTTTGGGCCGTTCTGCTGTGGCTCAACATCCTGGCTGAGCGCCGCCAGCCGGTTAAGACCATTCTCGAAGCCCATTGGGCCAAATATGGTCGCGACTATTACAGCCGCTATGATTATGAAGCCATCCCCATGGATGCGGCCAACCAGTTGATGGATGATCTGCGGGGCAGGCTCGACAAGCTCGCAGGTCAAAAGCTGGGGTCCCTCACCGTCAAGGATGCAGACGAATTCTCCTATCATGATCCGGTCGACGGTTCTGTCAGCAGCGGGCAAGGCATTCGCGTCTGGTTCGAAGGCAATGCCCGCGTCGTCTTCCGCCTTTCCGGCACGGGCACCGATGGAGCCACCTTGCGCGTCTATCTGGAGCAATATGTCGACACCCATGGCAACCACAGCATGCCTGCAGAGCAGGCGCTCAAGCCGCTGGTCGAAGCCATGCTGGAGCTGACCGATCTCAAAGGACGCATTGGCCGCACGGAACCCAATGTGATCACCTGA
- the nqrM gene encoding (Na+)-NQR maturation NqrM, whose amino-acid sequence MITYLIVFGAFLVIVVGMSIGVMFKRKPIAGSCGGLNAISDADHCLICGSAVDKDSPLKERLHGECPRKKAAREKAEREAAMSAAE is encoded by the coding sequence ATGATAACCTATCTCATCGTATTTGGAGCCTTTTTGGTCATCGTTGTTGGCATGTCCATTGGCGTCATGTTCAAGCGCAAACCGATTGCCGGCTCCTGCGGTGGCCTCAACGCGATCTCCGATGCGGACCATTGCCTCATCTGCGGCTCAGCTGTTGATAAGGACAGCCCGCTGAAAGAACGCCTGCATGGCGAATGCCCCCGCAAGAAAGCGGCCCGCGAGAAAGCCGAGCGCGAAGCTGCCATGAGTGCAGCCGAATAA
- a CDS encoding Na(+)-translocating NADH-quinone reductase subunit A, with protein MKLKKGLDLPITGAPVQTIHEGPKITKVAVNGRDFIGLKPKMLVAEGDKVKKGQPLFLHKASQEVLYVAPGGGTVTAINRGARRVLETIVIALDEVEEEITFEATPAEQLSALPRENVQKRLYESGQWTYLKTRPYSYVPEQGTVPHSIFVTAMDTNPLAADPAVIIGENAAAFSAGVDVLSNLTDGHVFVCHAPDDKLPGVTSEKVVFESFAGPHPAGLAGTHIHFLDPVSAEKTVWSISYADVIAIGNLFTTGKIDTDRTIALCGPLAIKPRLVKTRVGASTDELTAGEIEIGINCRVVSGSVLSGSNAEDHFAFLSRSATQLTLMEEDTKQRILGWGYPSMNYWSFTNVHLSSLLGAGKKFAFGTNQRGGRRAMVPFGSYEQVVPLDVLPTQLLKALLTLDTDLAQKLGALELEEEDLALCTFICHSKYEYGEALRANLFKIEKEG; from the coding sequence ATGAAGCTAAAAAAAGGATTGGATCTGCCGATAACAGGCGCTCCTGTCCAGACCATTCATGAGGGGCCAAAGATAACGAAGGTGGCTGTGAATGGTCGGGACTTCATCGGCCTGAAGCCCAAGATGCTGGTTGCGGAAGGAGACAAGGTCAAGAAGGGGCAACCACTCTTCTTGCACAAAGCTTCCCAAGAAGTGCTCTATGTGGCTCCAGGAGGCGGAACCGTTACGGCGATCAATCGTGGGGCACGGCGAGTGCTTGAGACCATTGTGATCGCACTGGATGAGGTGGAAGAAGAGATCACCTTCGAGGCGACTCCCGCTGAACAATTGAGCGCCCTCCCGCGCGAAAATGTTCAGAAGCGTCTCTATGAAAGTGGGCAGTGGACCTATCTCAAGACAAGGCCTTATTCCTATGTGCCTGAACAGGGTACAGTCCCGCATTCCATCTTCGTCACAGCAATGGACACCAACCCGCTTGCTGCCGATCCTGCCGTTATCATCGGCGAGAATGCAGCGGCCTTCAGCGCGGGTGTCGATGTTCTGTCCAATCTGACAGACGGTCACGTTTTTGTTTGCCACGCTCCGGACGACAAGTTGCCCGGCGTAACATCTGAGAAGGTCGTCTTTGAATCCTTCGCAGGGCCGCATCCCGCCGGTCTGGCTGGGACACACATTCATTTCCTCGATCCTGTGAGTGCAGAAAAGACCGTATGGTCCATCTCCTATGCGGATGTGATCGCCATCGGCAATCTCTTCACGACAGGCAAGATCGACACCGATCGTACCATCGCGCTTTGTGGTCCTCTGGCCATCAAACCACGCCTCGTCAAAACACGTGTCGGTGCTTCCACGGATGAATTGACCGCCGGGGAAATCGAAATCGGCATCAATTGCCGCGTCGTTTCCGGTTCCGTACTGTCGGGCTCAAACGCCGAAGACCATTTCGCTTTCCTCTCCCGTTCGGCAACCCAGCTGACTTTGATGGAAGAAGATACCAAACAGCGCATTTTGGGCTGGGGGTATCCATCCATGAACTATTGGTCCTTCACCAATGTTCATCTCAGTTCGCTTTTGGGCGCAGGCAAGAAATTTGCTTTCGGAACCAACCAGCGCGGCGGTCGGCGTGCCATGGTGCCATTTGGCAGCTATGAGCAGGTAGTGCCGTTGGATGTTCTGCCAACTCAGTTGCTCAAGGCTCTTCTGACGCTTGATACCGATCTGGCTCAGAAATTGGGAGCTTTGGAGCTGGAGGAAGAGGATCTGGCACTTTGCACCTTCATCTGTCACTCGAAATATGAGTATGGCGAAGCTCTGCGAGCCAATCTCTTCAAAATCGAAAAAGAGGGCTAA
- a CDS encoding DMT family transporter, with protein MRNNNIAAYAPLALATLCWGGNVVIGRAVRGDLPPLGLSFWRWFFCCLILLFFTARKLPGNWPVIRKHWKLLLAMAATGIAAFNPLQYQALHSTTAINSTLILATCPAIMALLSVFILKEKLGLAQIAGILISFFGVTFVITSGDLKTLFHLKFTVGDIWMVGAAIVWALYSITIKLRPVTLDPLVMLMVITGLGALILLPLYIWETLTYQAVTITPTNLAAIVYVTFIASLLAYFSWNKGVGLIGPSKAGVFIHLMPVWVAILAFFLLGERLQGYHLVGIAFIAIGIVLNSRRARV; from the coding sequence ATGAGAAATAATAATATTGCCGCCTATGCTCCTCTGGCTCTTGCAACCCTTTGCTGGGGTGGCAATGTCGTGATCGGGCGGGCGGTACGAGGCGACCTGCCACCACTCGGGCTTTCCTTCTGGCGCTGGTTTTTCTGCTGCCTCATTCTTTTGTTTTTCACCGCACGCAAGTTGCCCGGCAACTGGCCGGTTATCCGCAAACACTGGAAGCTGCTGCTTGCCATGGCGGCCACAGGCATCGCCGCATTCAATCCGTTGCAATATCAGGCACTGCACAGCACCACGGCCATCAACTCGACACTGATTCTTGCCACCTGCCCGGCAATCATGGCGTTGCTGTCAGTATTCATCCTCAAGGAAAAGCTCGGCCTGGCGCAGATCGCAGGAATCCTGATCTCCTTCTTCGGAGTGACCTTTGTCATCACCTCCGGAGACCTCAAGACCCTATTCCATCTCAAATTCACCGTCGGAGATATATGGATGGTCGGAGCGGCGATTGTCTGGGCGCTCTATTCGATCACAATCAAATTGCGCCCTGTCACCCTTGATCCGCTGGTCATGCTTATGGTGATTACCGGCCTTGGGGCGCTTATACTGCTGCCGCTCTATATCTGGGAAACCCTCACCTATCAGGCGGTTACCATCACGCCGACGAATTTGGCAGCGATTGTCTATGTAACTTTCATCGCGTCCCTTCTGGCCTATTTCAGCTGGAACAAGGGCGTGGGCCTCATCGGCCCCTCAAAGGCTGGTGTTTTCATTCATCTGATGCCGGTCTGGGTGGCAATTCTCGCTTTCTTCCTGCTTGGCGAACGCCTGCAGGGCTATCATCTGGTGGGGATTGCCTTTATCGCTATCGGCATTGTTCTAAACAGCAGGCGCGCGCGCGTGTGA
- a CDS encoding NADH:ubiquinone reductase (Na(+)-transporting) subunit B, with the protein MGLRNFFDSIEPHFHKGGKLERYFALYEMVESFIYTPRMVTRAAPHARDDIDLKRVMSYVVIATFPCVLMALYNTGYQTNSAIASMGLTEVAGWRAWVINLLGIGFDPNSIFANLVHGLLYFLPIYIFTLAAGGIVEVIFAIVRGHEINEGFFVTSMLYALIVPASTPLWMVSIGIIFGVLMGKEVFGGTGKNFLNPALVGRAFLYFAYPAAMSGDAIWTPVDGFTGATALGATALHGTQALSDMGLTWWDAFIGIMQGSMGETSALACLIGGIVLVYTRIANWRLIAGCVAGTVGFSLILNLIGSDTNPMFGMPFWWHMVLGGWAFGLVFMVTEPVSAAQTNAGRFWYGALIGFMVIMIRVVNPAFPEGMMLAILFGNIFAPLIDYFVVRANIKRRAARNA; encoded by the coding sequence TTGGGTCTGCGCAATTTCTTCGACAGCATCGAGCCGCATTTCCATAAAGGCGGCAAGCTGGAACGGTATTTCGCCCTTTACGAAATGGTGGAATCCTTCATCTACACGCCAAGGATGGTGACACGCGCCGCGCCGCATGCGCGCGACGATATCGACCTCAAGCGTGTTATGTCTTATGTGGTGATCGCCACATTCCCCTGTGTTCTGATGGCTCTTTATAATACCGGCTATCAAACCAACTCAGCCATAGCCAGCATGGGGCTGACCGAGGTCGCCGGTTGGCGCGCTTGGGTCATCAACCTTCTGGGTATTGGCTTCGACCCGAACAGCATCTTCGCCAATCTGGTGCATGGGCTGCTTTACTTCCTGCCGATCTATATCTTCACGTTGGCCGCTGGCGGCATCGTGGAAGTGATCTTCGCCATTGTGCGTGGCCATGAGATCAACGAAGGCTTCTTCGTGACCTCCATGCTCTATGCGCTGATCGTTCCTGCTTCCACTCCGCTCTGGATGGTTTCCATCGGTATCATCTTCGGTGTGCTGATGGGTAAGGAAGTGTTCGGCGGCACTGGCAAGAACTTCCTGAACCCGGCTCTGGTCGGTCGTGCCTTCCTCTATTTCGCCTATCCGGCAGCAATGTCCGGTGACGCGATCTGGACCCCGGTCGACGGCTTTACCGGTGCAACCGCGCTGGGCGCAACGGCACTGCACGGGACGCAGGCGCTTTCCGATATGGGCCTCACATGGTGGGATGCCTTCATCGGCATCATGCAAGGCTCCATGGGTGAAACTTCTGCTTTGGCCTGCCTGATCGGCGGCATCGTTCTGGTTTATACCCGCATCGCAAACTGGCGTCTGATCGCTGGCTGTGTTGCCGGTACAGTGGGCTTTTCGCTCATTCTAAACCTGATCGGTTCTGATACCAACCCGATGTTCGGCATGCCATTCTGGTGGCACATGGTGCTTGGCGGCTGGGCCTTCGGTCTGGTCTTCATGGTTACCGAGCCTGTTTCCGCAGCCCAGACCAATGCTGGTCGCTTCTGGTACGGTGCCCTGATCGGCTTCATGGTCATCATGATCCGCGTCGTCAACCCGGCTTTCCCCGAAGGCATGATGCTCGCGATCCTGTTCGGCAATATCTTTGCGCCGCTCATCGACTATTTCGTTGTGCGCGCCAACATCAAGCGGAGGGCTGCTCGCAATGCCTGA
- the nqrE gene encoding NADH:ubiquinone reductase (Na(+)-transporting) subunit E produces MEGLISLAVKAIFIENLALSFFLGMCTFLAVSKKVETAIGLGISVTVVQAITVPANNLILHFFLADGALSWLGLGNVDLTFIGLISYIGVIAAMVQILEMILDRFFPALYNALGIFLPLITVNCAILGGSLFMVERDYTFAESSVYGISSGLGWALAITAMAGVREKLKYSDVPAGLQGLGVTFITAGLMAMGFMAFSGVKL; encoded by the coding sequence ATGGAAGGTCTAATTTCTCTTGCGGTAAAGGCGATCTTCATTGAAAACCTTGCGCTTTCCTTCTTCCTGGGCATGTGTACCTTCCTTGCCGTTTCCAAGAAGGTTGAAACTGCAATCGGTTTGGGGATCTCCGTGACGGTTGTTCAGGCCATTACCGTGCCTGCCAACAACCTGATCCTGCATTTCTTCCTGGCAGATGGAGCCCTTTCCTGGCTCGGTCTTGGCAATGTAGATCTGACCTTCATCGGTCTGATTTCCTATATCGGCGTGATTGCCGCCATGGTTCAGATCCTTGAGATGATCCTCGATCGCTTCTTCCCGGCCCTTTATAACGCGCTGGGTATCTTCTTGCCGCTGATCACGGTGAACTGCGCCATTCTTGGTGGCTCGCTGTTCATGGTGGAACGCGACTATACATTCGCGGAAAGTTCCGTCTACGGTATTTCCTCTGGTCTTGGCTGGGCATTGGCCATTACTGCGATGGCTGGTGTGCGCGAGAAGCTGAAATATTCCGATGTGCCTGCTGGTCTGCAGGGGCTCGGTGTCACATTCATCACCGCAGGGTTGATGGCCATGGGCTTCATGGCTTTCTCCGGCGTGAAGCTGTAA
- a CDS encoding Na(+)-translocating NADH-quinone reductase subunit C, whose product MPADNPVKTVIVAVALCLFCSMIVSAAAVALRPVQEQNKVLDKRRNILQVAGLFKPGINVNKVFNEKIEPRLVDISTGTFSDAADPTTYDQRAAAKDPKESIDLKNDPAGIGRQAKLASVYLIRNDAGDIDKIILPVHGYGLWSTMYGFVALKADGNEVAGFQFYEQGETPGLGAEVDNPRWRAQWPGKKIYGEDGKVEIAVTKTPATPATRDYHIDSLAGATLTSRGVDNLIHFWMGEQGFKRFLDNLKEGTV is encoded by the coding sequence ATGCCAGCGGACAACCCCGTCAAGACGGTTATCGTGGCCGTCGCCCTGTGTCTGTTCTGTTCCATGATCGTGTCAGCTGCTGCCGTGGCTCTCAGACCGGTGCAGGAGCAGAACAAGGTTCTGGACAAACGCCGCAACATTTTGCAGGTGGCTGGCCTGTTCAAACCAGGCATCAATGTCAACAAGGTCTTTAACGAGAAGATCGAGCCGCGCCTCGTTGATATCAGCACGGGAACCTTCTCGGATGCCGCTGATCCAACCACTTATGATCAGCGTGCGGCAGCGAAGGACCCCAAGGAGTCCATCGATCTCAAGAATGACCCCGCCGGTATCGGCCGTCAGGCCAAGCTGGCATCTGTCTATCTCATCCGGAATGATGCAGGAGACATCGACAAGATCATTCTTCCGGTTCATGGCTACGGTCTTTGGTCCACGATGTATGGTTTTGTTGCCTTGAAAGCCGATGGCAACGAAGTCGCCGGGTTCCAGTTCTATGAACAGGGTGAAACCCCGGGCCTTGGTGCCGAGGTCGACAACCCGCGCTGGCGTGCCCAGTGGCCGGGTAAGAAGATCTATGGCGAAGATGGCAAAGTTGAGATTGCTGTTACCAAGACGCCGGCAACCCCTGCTACACGGGACTACCATATCGACAGTCTGGCCGGTGCTACGCTGACCAGCCGAGGCGTTGACAACCTCATTCATTTCTGGATGGGGGAACAAGGCTTCAAGCGCTTCCTTGATAACCTCAAAGAAGGGACGGTCTAA
- a CDS encoding DJ-1/PfpI family protein encodes MSMKIGILIFKDVEELDFVGPWEVFTVANSVRKSKGEDPLFEMALIAPDAEPVTCAKGMRVLPDETMAEVEGLDVIVVPGGQGTRREVNNPAIINWIAEIGQGAKWVTSVCTGSLLLTAAGLTKGKKITTHHGAVELVRARPEKPDVRGEYRYIRDGNLVTSAGISAGIDMSLWLIGEWYGPDFSRAVQKAMQYDPAPPFAALT; translated from the coding sequence ATGAGTATGAAAATCGGGATATTGATATTCAAGGATGTTGAGGAACTTGATTTTGTAGGGCCATGGGAAGTGTTCACCGTGGCTAACTCCGTCAGAAAGTCAAAGGGGGAAGACCCACTTTTCGAGATGGCGCTCATCGCCCCGGATGCAGAGCCTGTCACGTGCGCCAAAGGCATGCGGGTCTTGCCGGATGAGACAATGGCCGAGGTTGAGGGTCTCGACGTGATTGTCGTACCCGGCGGGCAAGGCACCCGTCGCGAGGTGAACAATCCGGCCATCATCAACTGGATCGCCGAAATCGGGCAGGGTGCAAAGTGGGTGACAAGTGTTTGCACCGGTTCGCTTCTGCTTACCGCAGCAGGCCTGACAAAGGGAAAGAAGATCACCACCCATCATGGAGCGGTGGAGCTGGTTAGGGCACGGCCGGAAAAGCCAGATGTGCGTGGCGAATATCGTTATATCCGCGATGGCAATCTGGTCACCAGTGCAGGCATATCCGCTGGCATCGACATGAGCCTCTGGCTTATAGGCGAGTGGTATGGTCCTGACTTTTCGCGCGCTGTGCAAAAGGCCATGCAGTATGATCCAGCGCCACCTTTTGCAGCACTGACCTGA
- a CDS encoding FAD:protein FMN transferase, with protein sequence MRLLLRLIPVVIGLFTLAGCDLFSEQTDEYLLRGNTMGTSYTIKALHARGKVDEEALYYDIKATLDNANEAMSNWKDESEISIFNNSSSTDWLRTSDSFHEVLQEAQVIHDLSGGRFDITVSPLVDLWGFGPADNKNPPTDAQISAAMANVGQSTLLDVKSDPPMVRKNKPGVTITLGAIAKGYSADLIGRTLAKHGIKNYLVEIGGDLMVHGLNSMGEPWQIGIEKPDEAGRSVQMVLPVSDMGIATSGDYRNFYFNDEGQRMSHIIDPLTGRPVTHNLASVTVLAPDGMQADGMATALLVLGEKDGRALADKLDIPAYFIRREESGFVTSSSKAFDALMAAEK encoded by the coding sequence TTGCGCTTGCTTCTCCGGCTCATCCCCGTTGTTATTGGTCTATTCACTCTTGCTGGATGTGACCTTTTTTCCGAACAAACTGACGAATATCTGCTCCGTGGCAACACGATGGGCACCAGTTACACCATCAAAGCGCTGCATGCGCGCGGAAAAGTGGATGAAGAGGCCCTTTATTACGACATAAAGGCGACATTGGACAACGCCAACGAAGCGATGTCCAACTGGAAAGACGAGTCGGAAATCTCCATCTTTAACAACAGTTCTTCGACAGATTGGCTGCGCACTTCTGATAGTTTTCACGAAGTTTTGCAGGAAGCCCAGGTCATTCACGATCTGAGCGGAGGACGATTCGACATTACGGTTTCGCCACTTGTCGACCTTTGGGGGTTTGGTCCTGCGGACAATAAAAACCCGCCAACGGATGCACAAATCAGCGCTGCCATGGCCAATGTGGGGCAGAGCACCCTGTTGGACGTGAAGTCCGACCCACCCATGGTGCGCAAGAACAAGCCAGGTGTGACCATCACCCTGGGCGCAATTGCCAAGGGATATAGCGCAGATTTGATCGGTCGCACCCTTGCGAAGCATGGCATTAAGAATTATCTCGTAGAAATAGGCGGTGATCTTATGGTTCATGGCCTGAACAGCATGGGCGAGCCCTGGCAGATCGGCATTGAAAAGCCAGATGAAGCAGGTCGGTCCGTGCAGATGGTTCTTCCCGTCAGCGACATGGGTATCGCGACATCGGGGGACTATCGTAATTTCTATTTCAATGATGAGGGGCAGCGCATGTCTCACATCATAGACCCGCTGACCGGGAGACCGGTTACGCATAATCTCGCTTCGGTCACTGTGCTGGCTCCCGACGGCATGCAGGCCGACGGCATGGCAACGGCACTTTTGGTGCTGGGTGAGAAGGACGGACGCGCTCTGGCTGACAAGCTGGACATTCCGGCCTATTTCATTCGCCGCGAAGAAAGCGGATTTGTAACATCGAGCAGCAAGGCCTTTGATGCTCTGATGGCGGCGGAAAAATGA